In the Candidatus Baltobacteraceae bacterium genome, one interval contains:
- a CDS encoding cysteine synthase A — MHADLDARRGFSGTIGNTPHIVLEKLSARIGRTIIGKAEFLNPGGSVKDRAALGIIDDAERSGRLAPGGTIVEGTAGNTGIAIALLAASRGYRAIIAIPDDQSAEKIAMLRIFGADVRVVKSVPFTNDQNYYHVARRIAEQTPNSIWADQFNNTANRKIHEATTGVEIWDAFGTSLTAFITASGTGGTLGGVSRALKSRNPNVKTVAADPMGSAIYSFVKTGELASEGDSEVEGIGIKRITDNFKDTPLDDAVRVEDRAWIAMSQWILHNEGLYVGGSAALNIVAAARYAKTLPKDSLVCTILCDGGERYRSKLYDGAWLAQQGYMPEIDALDLI, encoded by the coding sequence ATGCATGCAGATCTCGATGCCCGTCGTGGTTTTTCGGGAACGATCGGCAATACGCCGCACATCGTCCTCGAGAAGCTCTCCGCGCGCATCGGCCGCACAATCATAGGAAAAGCCGAGTTTCTCAATCCCGGCGGCTCGGTCAAGGACCGCGCCGCGCTGGGCATCATTGACGACGCCGAGCGTTCCGGGCGTCTTGCGCCGGGCGGTACAATCGTCGAAGGAACGGCGGGCAACACCGGGATCGCCATCGCACTGCTTGCGGCTTCGCGCGGATATCGCGCAATCATCGCAATCCCCGACGATCAATCGGCGGAGAAGATCGCGATGCTTCGTATTTTCGGCGCTGACGTTCGCGTCGTGAAGAGCGTGCCGTTCACGAACGACCAGAACTACTACCACGTTGCGCGCCGGATCGCGGAGCAGACACCGAACTCGATCTGGGCCGATCAGTTCAACAACACTGCGAATCGCAAGATTCACGAAGCGACGACCGGCGTTGAGATTTGGGACGCATTCGGAACCTCGTTGACGGCGTTCATAACCGCGAGCGGAACGGGCGGGACCCTCGGTGGCGTTTCTCGCGCGTTAAAGTCGCGCAATCCGAACGTGAAGACTGTAGCGGCTGACCCGATGGGCTCGGCGATCTATTCGTTCGTCAAAACCGGCGAGCTTGCGTCCGAAGGTGACTCGGAAGTCGAGGGCATCGGGATCAAACGCATCACCGACAATTTCAAAGACACGCCGCTCGACGATGCCGTGCGAGTCGAAGATCGCGCTTGGATCGCGATGTCGCAATGGATCCTGCACAACGAAGGTCTCTACGTCGGCGGGTCCGCCGCGCTCAACATCGTCGCCGCGGCGCGCTATGCAAAGACGCTGCCCAAAGACAGCCTCGTCTGCACGATTCTCTGCGACGGTGGGGAGCGTTATCGTTCCAAGCTCTACGACGGCGCGTGGCTCGCTCAACAAGGCTACATGCCGGAAATAGATGCGTTGGATCTGATCTAA
- a CDS encoding valine--tRNA ligase: MELSKSYDPAQVEPRLYAEWDKSGVFHEDPDPARPPFIISMPPPNVTGRAHLGHASTYTPMDVLTRYHRMLGENADWIPGQDHAAIATEAVLVRELAKEGLTRDGLGREKYLERAWQWREKYGGEIYDTFRRLGFGPDWSRDRFTMDPGLSAAVNRVFVQLYREGLMYRGVRLVNWDIGSKSTLSDAEVENEERTGKLYHLRYRSEDGSFEVVVATTRPETMLGDTAVAVHPDDERYTKLVGKTVVLPIQGRKIPIVADAAVEREFGTGAVKVTPAHDQLDNEIGARHKLEMPMVIGFDGTMTEEAGPFKGLDRIAAREAVVKRLEQDGALVRVEDYVHKVPISSRSGEVVEPLLSLQWFCKMESLAKPALEAYRDGRIRFVPERFGRTYEQWLENIRDWNVSRQIWWGHQLPVWYTPTDHVVVAENEEEAKRIARETYGSDELRRDPDTLDTWFSSGLWPFSILGWPQATPEMKNWYPNQVMITSREIIFLWVARMVMLGIHFAGNIPFHTVFVTPLVFDIHGRKMSKSLGNVIDPIDLIANYGADGTRFGILRQMRLESQELRLDERYCDEARRFANKLWNALRYIHSLPEGLPKSGTLPPGSELTLADRWILTRLHQTVAGVQDAIDSYHFGVAADRIIQFGWYEFCDWYLESTKLGGPTRASVLSFTLNTLARIMHPIAPFVTEEIWQSLPHDGYTIVTASWPDPAEILSDPDAATRYETLRTTVDRLRNARHDFGLADRQKLSIFVPAPLSRQPDVLDLLALHAGAEILADGAAEGQSFDDMMSAIRVKAPSAQLRERYTKDITRLRAEVERGEKKLASESFVARAPADVVAKEREKLEGYRRDLERTERLLVEVSQ; encoded by the coding sequence ATGGAGCTCTCCAAGTCATACGATCCGGCGCAAGTCGAGCCGCGACTCTACGCCGAGTGGGATAAGAGCGGCGTCTTTCATGAAGATCCGGATCCTGCGCGGCCGCCGTTCATCATCTCCATGCCGCCGCCCAACGTCACCGGACGCGCGCATCTCGGGCATGCATCGACCTATACGCCGATGGACGTGCTGACGCGCTATCATCGCATGCTCGGCGAAAACGCGGACTGGATTCCCGGACAAGATCACGCGGCGATAGCTACCGAAGCCGTTCTGGTGCGTGAGCTCGCCAAAGAAGGCCTGACGCGCGATGGGCTCGGGCGCGAAAAGTATCTCGAGCGCGCCTGGCAATGGCGCGAGAAGTATGGCGGCGAGATTTACGATACGTTCCGGCGGCTGGGATTCGGTCCCGACTGGAGTCGCGACCGTTTCACGATGGATCCCGGTCTCTCGGCTGCGGTCAACCGCGTTTTCGTTCAGCTGTATCGCGAAGGGCTGATGTATCGCGGCGTGCGCCTCGTGAATTGGGACATCGGTTCGAAGTCGACGCTCTCCGACGCAGAAGTCGAGAACGAAGAACGTACCGGCAAGCTCTATCATCTGCGCTATCGCAGCGAGGACGGCTCCTTCGAAGTCGTCGTCGCGACCACGCGTCCCGAAACGATGCTCGGCGACACCGCCGTCGCCGTGCATCCCGATGATGAGCGCTACACCAAGCTCGTCGGGAAAACAGTCGTGCTCCCGATCCAAGGCCGCAAGATTCCGATCGTTGCAGATGCAGCGGTCGAGCGCGAGTTCGGTACCGGCGCCGTCAAGGTAACGCCCGCGCACGATCAGCTCGACAACGAGATCGGCGCGCGCCACAAGCTCGAGATGCCGATGGTGATCGGTTTCGATGGAACGATGACGGAAGAAGCCGGCCCCTTCAAAGGACTCGACCGCATCGCCGCGCGCGAAGCTGTCGTGAAGCGGCTCGAGCAAGACGGGGCGCTGGTGCGTGTCGAGGACTACGTGCACAAGGTGCCGATCAGCTCGCGCTCGGGCGAAGTCGTCGAGCCGCTGCTTTCATTACAGTGGTTCTGTAAGATGGAATCGCTGGCAAAGCCCGCGCTCGAAGCCTATCGCGACGGTCGAATTCGTTTTGTCCCGGAGCGGTTCGGACGCACGTACGAGCAGTGGCTGGAGAATATTCGGGACTGGAATGTCTCGCGCCAAATTTGGTGGGGACATCAACTCCCCGTTTGGTACACGCCTACGGATCACGTCGTCGTCGCGGAAAACGAAGAGGAAGCCAAACGAATCGCCCGTGAGACGTACGGCAGCGACGAGCTGCGGCGCGATCCCGACACGCTCGACACGTGGTTCTCGAGCGGATTGTGGCCCTTTTCCATCCTTGGTTGGCCGCAGGCGACACCCGAAATGAAGAACTGGTATCCCAATCAGGTGATGATCACGAGTCGCGAGATCATTTTCTTGTGGGTCGCGCGCATGGTGATGCTCGGAATACACTTTGCGGGCAACATTCCGTTCCACACGGTATTCGTAACGCCGCTCGTCTTCGACATTCATGGTCGCAAGATGAGCAAGAGCCTCGGAAACGTGATCGATCCGATCGATCTTATCGCCAATTACGGCGCCGACGGCACGCGCTTCGGGATTCTGCGCCAGATGCGGCTCGAGTCTCAAGAGCTTCGTCTGGACGAGCGCTATTGCGACGAAGCGCGGCGGTTCGCGAACAAGCTCTGGAACGCGCTCCGCTACATTCATTCGCTTCCGGAGGGGTTGCCGAAATCGGGGACGCTGCCGCCGGGGAGCGAACTCACGCTCGCGGACCGCTGGATCCTGACGCGCTTGCACCAAACGGTTGCCGGCGTGCAAGATGCGATCGATAGCTATCACTTCGGCGTCGCCGCCGATCGCATCATTCAATTCGGCTGGTACGAGTTCTGCGATTGGTATCTCGAATCGACCAAGCTCGGCGGTCCGACGCGTGCAAGCGTACTGTCGTTCACGCTCAACACGCTCGCTCGGATCATGCATCCGATCGCGCCGTTCGTGACCGAAGAGATTTGGCAATCGCTCCCACATGATGGTTACACGATCGTTACCGCGTCCTGGCCCGACCCCGCGGAGATTCTCTCCGACCCGGACGCCGCGACTCGATACGAAACGCTACGCACGACTGTCGACCGCTTGCGCAACGCGCGTCATGATTTCGGTCTCGCCGACCGCCAGAAGCTCAGCATCTTCGTCCCCGCGCCGCTAAGCCGGCAGCCGGACGTGCTGGATCTGCTCGCACTTCATGCCGGAGCCGAAATTCTTGCCGACGGGGCTGCGGAAGGGCAGAGCTTCGATGACATGATGAGCGCGATTCGCGTGAAAGCGCCGAGCGCGCAGCTGCGCGAGCGCTACACGAAAGATATCACGCGTCTGCGCGCCGAGGTCGAGCGCGGCGAGAAGAAGCTTGCATCGGAAAGTTTTGTAGCGCGCGCACCCGCGGACGTCGTCGCCAAGGAGCGTGAGAAGCTCGAGGGCTACCGGCGTGACCTTGAGCGGACCGAGCGGCTCTTGGTCGAAGTGAGCCAGTAA